A stretch of the Halorussus vallis genome encodes the following:
- a CDS encoding winged helix-turn-helix domain-containing protein: protein MTDDETGVGPGTPDETDDGTGPTGATGGGTDGRLTPGEAFSVVADETRIDILRALAATEREASARNPVSFSSLFDRVATDDSGLFNYHLKKLTGRFVRKTDEGYQLRYAGRKVVRAVVEGALTDRADLDPFEARDPCPACGAPVEIGYDDRERVAIECTECDETGLYAPFPPNGLAGRSPVEIERTVDRHVRAKFALLDAGVCPECRGEMDAELTGDSPDHWEYQGHEVLAHYRCRSCENQFWTTLGVSLLDHAAVVAFFYERGVDVRDRPFWSHRFVVNNDRLTVESRDPWRVRACVECDGDELRLLVGERLDVLEVEFRRGAEEREAGTV, encoded by the coding sequence ATGACCGACGACGAAACCGGTGTCGGTCCCGGAACTCCCGACGAAACGGACGACGGGACCGGACCCACCGGGGCGACGGGCGGTGGAACCGACGGCCGACTCACGCCCGGGGAGGCGTTCTCGGTCGTCGCCGACGAGACGCGAATCGACATCCTCCGGGCGCTCGCGGCGACCGAACGGGAGGCGAGCGCACGCAACCCCGTGTCGTTCTCGTCGCTGTTCGACCGGGTCGCGACCGACGACAGCGGCCTGTTCAACTACCACCTGAAGAAACTGACCGGGCGGTTCGTCCGCAAGACCGACGAGGGCTATCAACTCCGGTACGCGGGCCGGAAGGTCGTCCGGGCGGTCGTGGAGGGCGCGCTCACCGACCGCGCCGACCTCGACCCGTTCGAGGCCCGGGACCCCTGCCCGGCTTGCGGCGCGCCCGTCGAAATCGGCTACGACGACCGCGAGCGCGTCGCAATCGAATGCACCGAGTGCGACGAAACCGGCCTGTACGCCCCGTTCCCGCCGAACGGGTTGGCGGGCCGTTCGCCGGTCGAGATAGAGCGCACGGTCGACCGCCACGTCCGGGCGAAGTTCGCGCTCCTCGACGCCGGCGTCTGTCCGGAGTGTCGCGGAGAGATGGACGCCGAACTCACCGGCGACTCGCCCGACCATTGGGAGTACCAAGGTCACGAGGTGCTCGCCCACTACCGGTGTCGGAGCTGTGAGAACCAGTTCTGGACGACGCTCGGCGTCTCCCTGCTCGACCACGCCGCCGTGGTCGCGTTCTTCTACGAGCGAGGCGTTGACGTTCGGGACCGGCCGTTCTGGTCGCACCGCTTCGTCGTCAACAACGACCGGTTGACCGTCGAGTCTCGCGACCCGTGGCGCGTCCGGGCGTGCGTCGAGTGCGACGGCGACGAACTCCGACTGCTGGTCGGCGAACGCCTCGACGTGCTGGAGGTCGAGTTCCGCCGCGGGGCCGAGGAGCGCGAGGCAGGGACGGTCTGA
- a CDS encoding DUF7519 family protein translates to MTTDDHSPTAERSRIDARTWSPARVSTLLVVLGTLAVSLPLAGLLGASVGKGLVASALGAGCLAGAFWLLTWERWRVPATVAASLLFVPAGVGVTVGLGYVLLVEFAASFPAANSTQVVGQTLRILGVVTVAGGVTASLFGALMAVRNVVTQATVEDGFDVLARAAALPVGFAVVFLLYALVTNFGPGLSGVDSLVARAVAAARDWLFVTSPTPERPRLLTFWLLGFAAAYLINRALGALPTAELAGGATVGDVSLDRLRRRVERGFDAAAAVGLLGVPVALFVAFVLPAGLLRATLPASLYGVLVAVTTASAIRHVFVWLAVVAAGALLVVRGVRTSARTDAETVLVGYAPLLAGLAIVAAAFAVHRPVLRALVSFVVGRLSSPLSGRFDRLAGSVVEFYGSHTVVLGLLAGVLVLTAAALLVLWLAFALGFVSDRVAGASIASGGLFVAVAFAGTVGAPLPVVLGGLVASLLVWDTGEFAATMGREVGRVAPTRRVELLHAAGTLGVGVLAALTAGALGTVAIPSAGLAAGSALAVALPGAVVSVLLLAIALR, encoded by the coding sequence ATGACGACCGACGACCACTCCCCGACCGCCGAACGCTCACGAATCGACGCGAGAACGTGGAGTCCGGCGCGAGTCAGCACGCTCCTCGTCGTCCTCGGGACGCTCGCGGTGAGCCTTCCGCTGGCGGGTCTGCTCGGCGCGAGCGTGGGGAAGGGCCTCGTCGCGAGCGCGCTCGGGGCGGGCTGTCTCGCGGGCGCGTTCTGGCTACTGACTTGGGAGCGCTGGCGGGTTCCGGCGACGGTCGCGGCGAGTCTCCTGTTCGTCCCGGCGGGCGTCGGCGTCACCGTCGGCCTGGGCTACGTGCTTCTCGTGGAGTTCGCCGCCTCGTTCCCCGCCGCGAACTCGACGCAGGTCGTCGGCCAGACGCTCCGCATCCTGGGAGTCGTGACGGTCGCCGGCGGCGTGACCGCCTCGCTGTTCGGCGCGCTGATGGCCGTTCGGAACGTCGTGACGCAGGCGACGGTCGAGGACGGCTTCGACGTTCTCGCCCGGGCCGCGGCGCTCCCCGTCGGGTTCGCCGTCGTCTTCCTCCTGTACGCGCTCGTGACGAACTTCGGTCCGGGGCTCTCGGGCGTCGACTCGCTCGTCGCGAGGGCCGTCGCGGCGGCCCGCGACTGGCTCTTCGTGACGTCCCCGACGCCCGAGCGTCCGCGACTCCTCACGTTCTGGCTGCTCGGGTTCGCCGCGGCCTACCTGATCAACCGGGCGCTCGGCGCGCTCCCGACCGCGGAACTCGCCGGCGGCGCGACGGTCGGCGACGTCTCGCTCGACCGACTCCGGCGGCGCGTCGAACGCGGCTTCGACGCCGCCGCGGCGGTCGGACTCCTCGGCGTGCCGGTCGCGCTCTTCGTGGCGTTCGTGCTCCCGGCCGGCCTCCTGCGGGCGACGCTGCCCGCTTCGCTCTACGGCGTCCTCGTGGCGGTCACCACGGCGTCGGCGATTCGCCACGTCTTCGTCTGGCTCGCGGTCGTCGCCGCGGGCGCGCTCCTGGTCGTCCGTGGGGTACGGACGTCGGCGCGGACCGACGCCGAAACCGTTCTCGTCGGCTACGCGCCGTTGCTCGCCGGCCTGGCTATCGTCGCGGCCGCATTCGCGGTCCACCGACCCGTCCTCCGGGCTCTCGTCTCCTTCGTCGTCGGTCGACTCTCCTCACCGCTCTCCGGGCGCTTCGACCGGCTTGCCGGCTCGGTCGTCGAGTTCTACGGCTCCCACACCGTGGTCCTCGGCCTCCTGGCCGGCGTGCTGGTCCTGACGGCGGCCGCGCTGCTGGTCCTCTGGCTCGCGTTCGCCCTCGGGTTCGTCTCCGACCGGGTTGCGGGCGCGTCCATCGCGAGCGGCGGGCTCTTCGTCGCCGTCGCGTTCGCCGGGACGGTCGGCGCTCCGCTGCCGGTCGTCCTCGGCGGCCTCGTCGCGAGTCTGCTGGTCTGGGATACGGGGGAGTTCGCGGCGACGATGGGTCGCGAAGTCGGACGGGTCGCGCCGACGCGCCGGGTCGAACTCCTCCACGCCGCCGGGACGCTCGGCGTCGGCGTCCTGGCGGCGCTGACCGCGGGCGCGCTCGGAACCGTCGCGATTCCCTCGGCCGGACTCGCCGCGGGGTCGGCGCTCGCCGTCGCGCTCCCCGGCGCCGTCGTGAGCGTCCTCCTGCTGGCTATCGCGCTTCGTTAG
- a CDS encoding bacterio-opsin activator domain-containing protein translates to MSLIAEFTVEADDFALSDALTAAPEMVVEVEEVVATQEDRVMPYFWVSGGDQSAFEAALNDDVSVRNVTQVDELENAVLYRAEWTENIQTVVYAYVTIGATILQATGQDDRWELKMRFDDHDKLADFREYCDDNDVSFELVRLSEQDQPMASTQYGLTPKQRETLVAARDAGYYSVPQKVTMRELAEDLGVSQQALSKRLHHGHHNLVTSTLSVGQPDE, encoded by the coding sequence GTGAGTCTGATCGCGGAGTTCACCGTCGAGGCCGACGATTTTGCATTGAGCGACGCGCTGACGGCCGCACCCGAGATGGTGGTCGAGGTCGAGGAGGTCGTCGCGACCCAGGAGGATAGGGTCATGCCGTACTTCTGGGTCAGCGGCGGCGACCAGTCGGCGTTCGAGGCCGCGCTGAACGACGACGTGTCCGTCCGGAACGTCACGCAGGTCGACGAACTCGAAAACGCCGTGCTCTACCGCGCCGAGTGGACCGAGAACATCCAGACGGTCGTCTACGCCTACGTGACCATCGGCGCGACGATCCTCCAGGCGACCGGGCAGGACGACCGGTGGGAACTGAAGATGCGCTTCGACGACCACGACAAACTCGCCGACTTTCGGGAGTACTGCGACGACAACGACGTCTCCTTCGAACTCGTCCGTCTCTCCGAACAGGACCAACCGATGGCGAGCACCCAGTACGGACTGACGCCGAAACAGCGCGAGACGCTCGTGGCCGCGCGCGACGCGGGCTACTACAGCGTCCCGCAGAAGGTCACCATGCGCGAACTCGCGGAGGACCTCGGCGTCTCCCAGCAGGCGCTCTCGAAGCGGTTGCACCACGGCCACCACAACCTCGTCACCAGCACGCTGAGCGTCGGCCAACCCGACGAGTGA
- a CDS encoding DUF7504 family protein: MVSHDEGSGLTDTERQRFVSTLQNLKQNGSSLLVVGSVPDSAATQACHRMLGDVTARDRRRLFVSTDPALPTVTDRLSASHERLRSDRTTLVTWTAKSRSAATASPSHQSSDGIPTVSVESDRLADLGIAISREIEAFEEIAVELAPSELRVCFDSLSALVADYEREEVFRFLHVLVGRIRSVQAMAHFHLPVDYDSELVAQFAPLFDAIIELRIVDDRAQQRWHLRDENITSQWLTPSTV; encoded by the coding sequence ATGGTGTCTCACGACGAGGGGAGCGGACTCACCGACACCGAGCGCCAGCGATTCGTCTCGACGCTTCAGAATCTGAAGCAGAACGGGTCCTCCCTCCTCGTCGTGGGCAGCGTCCCCGACTCCGCCGCAACGCAGGCGTGCCACCGGATGCTCGGTGACGTCACCGCGAGAGACAGACGCCGACTGTTCGTCTCGACGGACCCCGCCCTCCCGACGGTCACCGACCGCCTCTCGGCGTCCCACGAGCGGCTTCGGTCCGACAGGACGACGCTCGTCACCTGGACCGCCAAATCGCGGAGCGCCGCGACGGCGTCGCCGTCCCACCAATCGAGTGACGGAATCCCGACGGTGAGCGTCGAGAGCGACCGGTTGGCCGACCTCGGCATCGCCATCTCCCGCGAGATCGAAGCGTTCGAGGAGATCGCCGTGGAGCTCGCGCCCTCCGAGCTTCGCGTCTGCTTCGACTCGCTCTCGGCGCTGGTCGCGGATTACGAGCGCGAGGAGGTGTTCCGTTTCCTCCACGTCCTCGTCGGCCGCATCCGGAGCGTGCAGGCGATGGCCCACTTCCACCTGCCCGTCGACTACGATTCGGAACTGGTCGCGCAGTTCGCCCCGCTGTTCGACGCGATCATCGAACTCCGCATCGTCGACGACCGGGCCCAACAGCGGTGGCACCTGCGAGACGAGAACATCACGTCTCAGTGGCTCACCCCCTCGACAGTATGA
- a CDS encoding CopG family ribbon-helix-helix protein codes for MRTSLNVPEDVLAEFDATWQAEGLDSRSRAVREAMAEYVESHAELESAAGEVVAVLAYDYEHDAVIGDLHHVQHDFEDVITATSHVHRGEWCLETAFCQGPAEEVRELVYRLRDFDAVARVTVMVLGAD; via the coding sequence ATGCGAACGAGCCTCAACGTCCCCGAGGACGTGCTCGCAGAGTTCGACGCCACGTGGCAGGCAGAGGGTCTGGACTCCCGGTCGCGGGCGGTCCGGGAGGCGATGGCCGAGTACGTCGAGTCCCACGCCGAACTCGAATCCGCCGCGGGCGAGGTGGTCGCGGTGCTGGCCTACGACTACGAACACGACGCCGTCATCGGCGACCTCCACCACGTCCAGCACGACTTCGAGGACGTCATCACGGCGACCAGCCACGTCCACCGCGGCGAGTGGTGCCTGGAGACGGCCTTCTGTCAGGGGCCGGCCGAGGAAGTCAGAGAACTGGTGTACCGCCTTCGGGACTTCGACGCGGTGGCCCGGGTGACCGTGATGGTGCTGGGGGCCGACTGA
- a CDS encoding MFS transporter, whose translation MTTSNDTDSSASVVLKYYLYRAVGNPGFIMPIYTLYLLANGVSFAQIGVIGTIQAVIVVGGELPTGYVGDRIGRRNSLLVAQVLFTGSNVCMVLAEGFVGFTVAFSMLSFANTFVSGSADAWLYDILEERLGEDTFTYVKGRGTAVGQWVMAGTMIAGSLLYVVDHLYPYYAALAMNVVSFAIVASLPKTAQYAGSGGDGEEDEEDEDGNDRLTVLEAWPIVRDQLSSPTLRPFVVYVALFFGTTLTVSAYVQPVAVDALEASAGPFLAEIGVPEAASLGVLYASFTVVSAVASDRASDLEAALGVRGALLVVPFVAAAAFVVPAFVAVAAFPMFFVMRAARSVLSPIVGQYLNDRIESVGRATVLSAVSMVYAVARIPFALASGFVADWFTPMVSVAALGAAFAVAGAAMQVWRPPVARETDSSVPENATPE comes from the coding sequence ATGACGACGTCGAACGACACGGATTCGAGCGCGAGCGTGGTCCTCAAGTACTACCTCTACCGGGCGGTCGGCAACCCCGGGTTCATCATGCCGATATACACGCTGTACCTGCTGGCCAACGGCGTCAGCTTCGCCCAGATCGGCGTCATCGGCACGATTCAGGCCGTAATCGTCGTCGGCGGGGAACTGCCGACCGGCTACGTCGGCGACCGCATCGGCCGGCGCAACAGTCTGCTCGTCGCCCAGGTGCTGTTCACGGGGTCGAACGTCTGTATGGTGCTGGCCGAGGGGTTCGTCGGCTTCACCGTCGCGTTCTCGATGCTGTCGTTCGCCAACACGTTCGTCTCGGGGAGCGCCGACGCCTGGCTGTACGACATCCTCGAAGAGCGCCTCGGCGAGGACACGTTCACCTACGTCAAGGGTCGGGGCACCGCGGTCGGCCAGTGGGTGATGGCCGGAACGATGATCGCCGGCAGTCTACTCTACGTGGTCGACCACCTCTACCCCTACTACGCCGCGCTGGCGATGAACGTCGTCTCGTTCGCTATCGTCGCCTCGCTGCCCAAGACCGCCCAGTACGCCGGTTCCGGCGGTGACGGCGAGGAGGACGAAGAGGACGAAGACGGAAACGACCGCCTGACGGTGCTCGAAGCCTGGCCCATCGTCCGCGACCAGCTATCCTCGCCGACGCTCCGGCCGTTCGTCGTCTACGTGGCGCTGTTCTTCGGCACCACGCTCACCGTGAGCGCCTACGTCCAACCGGTGGCCGTCGACGCGCTGGAGGCGAGCGCGGGGCCGTTCCTCGCCGAAATCGGCGTGCCGGAGGCCGCCTCGCTCGGGGTGCTGTACGCCTCGTTCACCGTCGTCTCGGCGGTCGCCAGCGACCGGGCGAGCGACCTCGAAGCCGCCCTCGGGGTTCGGGGCGCGCTGCTGGTCGTCCCGTTCGTCGCGGCCGCCGCATTCGTGGTCCCGGCGTTCGTCGCCGTCGCGGCGTTCCCGATGTTCTTCGTGATGCGGGCCGCCCGGTCGGTGCTGAGTCCCATCGTGGGCCAGTACCTGAACGACCGCATCGAGTCGGTCGGCCGGGCGACGGTGCTGAGCGCCGTCTCGATGGTGTACGCCGTCGCCCGGATTCCGTTCGCGCTCGCCAGCGGCTTCGTCGCCGACTGGTTCACGCCGATGGTCTCGGTGGCCGCACTCGGGGCCGCGTTCGCCGTCGCCGGCGCGGCGATGCAGGTCTGGCGGCCGCCGGTCGCGCGGGAAACCGATTCCTCGGTGCCCGAGAACGCGACACCGGAGTGA
- a CDS encoding DUF7269 family protein, whose protein sequence is MRFRTTVVGGVGVVFTIATAGVLLAPDRFAPLVAALGQRDPERQLLLLGGLVGAYAVWSARRRRSPAAPEDAAAKRFERARRRPPETVTLAAGTLTGADFDATVEAAVAGREPALERVSEELVETAVEAYARAEECSPETARRSITAGAWTDDPVAAAFLGGEEGPRYPLWARLRGWLDPSAERDRRIRRTIAALRPLRTPEGESR, encoded by the coding sequence ATGCGGTTCAGAACCACGGTCGTCGGCGGCGTCGGCGTCGTCTTCACTATCGCGACGGCCGGCGTCCTGCTGGCGCCCGACCGCTTCGCGCCCCTCGTCGCCGCGCTCGGACAGCGCGACCCCGAACGGCAACTGCTCCTCCTCGGCGGCCTCGTCGGCGCGTACGCCGTCTGGTCGGCCCGGCGCCGCCGCTCGCCCGCGGCGCCCGAAGACGCGGCCGCGAAACGGTTCGAGCGGGCGCGCAGACGGCCGCCCGAGACCGTCACCCTCGCGGCGGGGACGCTGACCGGCGCCGACTTCGACGCGACGGTCGAGGCCGCCGTCGCGGGCCGCGAACCCGCCCTCGAACGCGTCTCCGAGGAGTTGGTCGAGACGGCCGTGGAAGCGTACGCCCGCGCCGAGGAGTGCTCGCCCGAAACTGCCCGGCGGTCGATCACCGCCGGCGCGTGGACCGACGACCCCGTGGCCGCCGCGTTCCTCGGCGGTGAGGAGGGGCCGCGGTACCCGCTGTGGGCGCGGCTCCGGGGTTGGCTCGACCCGTCGGCCGAGCGCGACCGACGGATTCGTCGGACGATAGCCGCGCTTCGACCGCTCCGGACGCCGGAGGGCGAGTCGCGATGA
- a CDS encoding DUF58 domain-containing protein, which translates to MTRRVRRWNGALAGTLALVTLGLLYAEPTLFAAALVPLAYVVVGSVSRLSPAAAVELERSLEPTDPAPGDRVTVTLAVRNAGDVALTDLRLVDGVPDPLAVVEGSPRAAVALRPGESRAVTYAVVAKRGDFAFDDPVVRLRSLGATREQTTVVAPDGEETLSCARAVADAPANRPSNYRVGPTPTDSGGSGVEFHSTREYRPGDPLSRLDWRRLAKTGELTTVRFREERATSAVVVVDVRPPTRVAPRPGYPNGASSCTYAGERLYDALVDANVETSVTAVGLDATDRADAGVVDGLPWASASGTGTVAAASAVFDAAQRAADADAPGTAPPESNAPPRAKTDGGIAESSGEPDESTEDAGETTDAIDGVTSSTGELTETLLARLPQDAHVILVSPALDGWPVAFARTLAARDREFLLLSPDVAPGDSPGQFVAGTRRELRLRDVELTGASVVDWTLDDPLELALNRSLRTLLSNA; encoded by the coding sequence ATGACCCGGCGCGTCCGCCGCTGGAACGGTGCGCTCGCAGGAACGCTCGCGCTCGTGACGCTCGGGTTGCTCTACGCGGAGCCGACGCTGTTCGCGGCGGCGCTCGTCCCCCTCGCGTACGTCGTCGTCGGTAGCGTCTCCCGACTGTCGCCGGCGGCGGCCGTCGAACTCGAACGGTCGCTCGAGCCGACCGACCCCGCGCCGGGCGACCGGGTGACGGTGACGCTCGCGGTGCGCAACGCGGGCGACGTCGCGCTGACGGACCTGCGACTCGTCGACGGCGTCCCCGACCCGCTCGCGGTCGTCGAGGGGTCCCCGCGCGCCGCGGTCGCCCTGCGGCCCGGCGAGTCCCGCGCCGTCACCTACGCCGTCGTCGCCAAGCGCGGCGACTTCGCGTTCGACGACCCCGTCGTCCGACTCCGCTCGCTCGGCGCGACCCGCGAGCAGACGACCGTCGTCGCCCCCGACGGCGAGGAAACCCTCTCGTGTGCCCGGGCCGTCGCCGACGCGCCGGCGAACCGGCCGTCGAACTACCGGGTCGGGCCGACGCCGACCGACTCGGGCGGGAGCGGGGTGGAGTTCCACTCGACCCGCGAGTACCGACCGGGCGACCCGCTCAGCCGACTCGACTGGCGCCGTCTGGCGAAGACCGGCGAACTCACGACCGTCCGGTTCCGGGAGGAACGAGCGACCAGCGCCGTGGTGGTCGTCGACGTTCGACCGCCGACGCGCGTCGCGCCCCGGCCCGGCTATCCGAACGGCGCGAGCAGTTGCACCTACGCCGGCGAACGACTCTACGACGCGCTCGTCGACGCGAACGTCGAAACGAGCGTCACCGCCGTCGGCCTAGACGCGACAGACAGAGCCGACGCCGGAGTCGTCGACGGACTGCCGTGGGCGTCGGCGTCCGGCACGGGGACGGTCGCGGCCGCGAGCGCGGTCTTCGACGCCGCCCAGCGTGCCGCCGACGCGGACGCCCCGGGAACCGCACCGCCCGAGTCGAACGCCCCGCCGCGGGCGAAGACCGACGGCGGCATCGCCGAGTCGTCCGGAGAACCCGACGAGTCGACGGAAGACGCGGGCGAGACGACCGACGCAATCGATGGGGTGACGAGCAGTACCGGCGAACTGACCGAGACGCTGCTCGCGCGACTCCCGCAGGACGCCCACGTGATACTCGTCTCGCCGGCGCTCGACGGCTGGCCGGTGGCGTTCGCCCGGACGCTGGCGGCCCGCGACCGCGAGTTCCTCCTCCTGAGCCCCGACGTCGCGCCCGGCGACTCGCCCGGCCAGTTCGTCGCGGGGACTCGCCGGGAACTGCGACTCCGGGACGTCGAACTGACCGGCGCGAGCGTCGTCGACTGGACCCTCGACGACCCGCTCGAACTCGCGCTGAACCGCTCGCTCCGAACGCTGCTCTCGAACGCATGA
- a CDS encoding transglutaminaseTgpA domain-containing protein has translation MSDKSTPLVSPEEQSRDRLRLLLTVCCALAILLAATLVPAVSTADLGRSPLGSLVPQPSVQPFGQSGDGGQSGGLGDGGRLGALNPGSRTGVGGSLAGANDSSAFRSRNAETHFTVRSSVASYWRTGAYDTYTGDGWKRTGGRKPYAGPLTDGGIPGRRVRYRVTLDRPATALPSVWRATSLSRPSSADLYVTDQRAFETDESVPAGTTYTGVSHVPPRDPAVLRAAGRDYPDRIRSEYTQLPAETDRRLGRFTRNLTRDATSPYETAVRVESWLESNKRYSLNVSQPPDGDVASQFVFEMDAGYCEYFATAMTAMLRSQGVPARYVVGYSTGQRVGENAYRVRGLNAHAWVEVYFPDVGWVRFDPTPGAERLRSERRAFERQRDRGTYSPTERGSPNETFSANGSVESPSAPGTSGTSSVSGTPSASGTPSTSGPRPTASGTSRPRDATTSATGPETSPATTATTLSTTTSTRSSPSTTTPNASRDETTDRSTPSTRIELNRTPVPGATVTVSVVRSGSPVTGETVRFNGRAVGTTDADGRVVARVPYARNLTITVGGTATSPTNARVGLPPLGSGIVAAAADPPPLLIQDASANRSANGSASYSLATNVTLTVSGDAVTGNTVVVTATIRGVPVRDALVRLNDRRVGRTDARGRIRVRLPESPGNVSLTASRGPATGERTLTLPTLAVSAEPTLPLALPGGSVEVSASYGDDPVAGVPVRVAGRRVGTTGVDGTLTASLPFANDARIEVARDGQTRRTTVSGLLVNLGGVLVGLGVVVGGIVVVARRRGISLRSLAARVASVLRRAPALLVAGLFAAVDLVERALIRADRRLRAVLASLAALYCGDLTRAEALERLREWFASRFDWIRARLAVTRSPGASAAADAPAESEHVPDESYLTVRDAWERFLGRTSVRDPSAKTPGELAAHAIEEDGLPPKPVRTLRDVFRDVEYGARDPTERLPYVERAVDTLDPDGASDVDGVDSAGGSRPDAGGDD, from the coding sequence ATGTCCGATAAATCTACGCCGCTCGTCTCGCCCGAAGAACAGTCTCGCGACCGCCTCCGGTTGCTCCTGACCGTCTGCTGTGCGCTCGCGATTCTGCTTGCGGCGACCCTCGTTCCCGCCGTCTCCACCGCCGACCTCGGCCGCTCGCCGCTCGGCTCTCTTGTCCCGCAACCGAGCGTCCAGCCGTTCGGCCAGTCCGGGGACGGCGGTCAGAGCGGCGGACTCGGGGATGGTGGCCGACTCGGTGCGTTGAACCCCGGCAGTCGGACCGGTGTCGGCGGGTCGCTCGCCGGCGCGAACGATTCGTCGGCCTTCCGGTCCCGGAACGCCGAAACCCACTTCACCGTCCGGAGTTCCGTCGCCTCGTACTGGCGCACCGGCGCGTATGACACGTACACCGGCGACGGATGGAAACGGACCGGCGGTCGGAAACCGTACGCGGGACCGCTGACGGACGGCGGCATCCCGGGTCGGCGGGTCCGCTACCGAGTGACGCTCGACCGCCCCGCCACCGCGCTCCCGAGCGTCTGGCGGGCCACGAGCCTCTCCCGGCCGAGTTCGGCCGACCTGTACGTCACCGACCAGCGAGCCTTCGAGACGGACGAGTCGGTCCCGGCCGGGACGACCTACACCGGCGTCAGCCACGTCCCGCCCCGCGACCCCGCCGTTCTGCGCGCCGCGGGGCGGGACTACCCCGACCGAATCCGGTCCGAGTACACGCAACTGCCGGCGGAGACGGACCGACGCCTCGGCCGGTTCACCCGAAACCTCACCCGCGACGCGACCTCCCCGTACGAGACGGCCGTCCGGGTCGAGTCGTGGCTCGAATCGAACAAGCGCTACTCGCTGAACGTGAGCCAACCGCCGGACGGCGACGTCGCCTCCCAGTTCGTCTTCGAGATGGACGCGGGCTACTGCGAGTACTTCGCGACCGCGATGACCGCGATGCTGCGGTCGCAGGGGGTGCCCGCGCGCTACGTCGTCGGCTACTCGACCGGCCAGCGGGTCGGCGAGAACGCCTACCGCGTTCGGGGGCTGAACGCCCACGCCTGGGTCGAAGTGTACTTCCCCGACGTCGGCTGGGTCCGCTTCGACCCGACCCCCGGCGCGGAACGCCTCCGGTCCGAACGGCGAGCCTTCGAACGCCAGCGCGACCGCGGCACGTACTCGCCGACCGAGCGGGGGAGTCCGAACGAGACGTTCTCGGCGAACGGGAGCGTCGAGTCCCCTTCGGCGCCCGGAACCTCCGGAACTTCGTCCGTGTCAGGGACCCCGTCTGCGTCCGGAACGCCGTCCACCTCCGGACCCCGGCCGACCGCGAGCGGCACTTCTCGGCCCCGGGACGCGACGACATCCGCGACCGGTCCGGAGACGTCGCCCGCGACGACCGCGACGACGCTCTCGACCACGACCAGCACGCGCTCGTCGCCGTCCACTACGACCCCGAACGCGTCGCGGGACGAGACGACCGACCGGTCGACGCCTTCCACGAGAATCGAACTGAACCGAACGCCGGTTCCCGGTGCGACGGTGACCGTCTCGGTCGTCCGGAGCGGGTCGCCGGTGACGGGCGAGACGGTCCGGTTCAACGGGCGGGCGGTGGGGACTACCGACGCGGACGGCCGAGTCGTCGCGCGCGTTCCGTACGCGCGGAACCTCACCATCACCGTGGGCGGGACCGCGACGTCGCCGACGAACGCGCGCGTCGGTCTTCCGCCGCTGGGCTCCGGCATCGTCGCGGCGGCGGCCGACCCGCCGCCGCTTCTGATCCAGGACGCGAGCGCGAACCGTTCCGCGAACGGCTCGGCGTCGTACTCGCTCGCGACGAACGTCACGCTCACCGTCTCCGGCGACGCCGTCACCGGGAACACCGTCGTCGTCACGGCGACGATACGAGGCGTCCCCGTGCGAGACGCGCTCGTTCGACTGAACGACCGGAGGGTCGGGCGTACCGACGCCCGGGGGCGAATCCGCGTTCGGCTTCCGGAGTCGCCCGGCAACGTGTCGCTGACTGCGAGCCGCGGCCCCGCGACGGGCGAGCGGACGCTCACGCTGCCGACCCTTGCCGTCTCCGCGGAGCCGACCCTCCCGCTCGCGCTCCCCGGCGGGTCGGTCGAAGTTTCCGCCTCCTACGGCGACGACCCCGTCGCCGGCGTGCCGGTCCGGGTCGCCGGCCGACGCGTCGGGACGACGGGCGTCGACGGGACGCTCACGGCGTCGCTACCGTTCGCCAACGACGCTCGAATCGAGGTCGCGCGAGACGGCCAGACCCGACGTACGACCGTCTCGGGCCTCCTCGTCAACCTCGGCGGCGTCCTCGTCGGTCTGGGCGTCGTCGTCGGCGGTATCGTCGTCGTCGCCCGCCGGCGCGGAATCTCGCTTCGCTCGCTCGCGGCCCGTGTCGCGAGCGTTCTCCGCCGAGCGCCGGCGCTCTTGGTCGCGGGGCTGTTCGCGGCCGTCGACCTGGTCGAGCGCGCGCTGATACGAGCCGACCGACGGCTCAGAGCGGTGCTCGCGTCGCTCGCCGCGCTCTACTGCGGTGACCTGACGCGCGCGGAGGCGCTCGAGCGCCTCCGCGAGTGGTTCGCCTCCCGTTTCGACTGGATTCGGGCGCGACTCGCCGTGACGCGTTCGCCCGGCGCGTCGGCGGCCGCCGACGCGCCGGCCGAATCCGAGCACGTCCCCGACGAGTCGTACCTGACGGTTCGGGACGCCTGGGAGCGGTTCCTCGGTCGGACCTCGGTTCGCGACCCGTCGGCAAAGACGCCCGGCGAACTCGCCGCGCACGCCATCGAGGAGGACGGCCTGCCCCCGAAGCCGGTTCGCACGCTCCGCGACGTCTTCCGGGACGTCGAGTACGGCGCCCGCGACCCGACGGAGCGGCTTCCGTACGTCGAGCGGGCGGTCGACACGCTCGACCCCGATGGGGCGTCCGATGTCGACGGTGTCGACAGTGCCGGCGGTTCCCGGCCGGACGCCGGAGGTGACGACTAA